In Setaria italica strain Yugu1 chromosome I, Setaria_italica_v2.0, whole genome shotgun sequence, the genomic window CTTCTTGCCATAAGCGATATTTGCCCTGATTGTGTCGTTGAAGAGGACGGGTTCTTGCCCGACTAGCCCCACCTGCTGCCTTAGCCAGCTGAGCTTGAGGCTCTTCAGATTCTTGCCATCTAGAAGGATCGCACCAGAGTCAGGGTCATAGAACCTCTCTATCAGTGATAGCACCGTCGATTTCCCACTTCCGCTTTCTCCGACAAGCGCAACAGTCTGCAGCAGTGATCAAGTTTGTCAGAATATTTCAGCGATCATGACTTCATGAGTTCACGAGACATTGAGATTTGCAGGAACAGCTATATTTGTTCAGGGTTTAATACCAAGAAAATTTTAGCTCTTCATGCTAATTTAGCTTGTGTAACTTCTCAGTTTATATAATCACGCTAAATTTCTATTTAGCTAGCTGCATCaacataaaactgtgcaatcgTTTCAGTTTCTTTTAAGGACACACCAGCATTATTTACGATGACTTCTGTTCTAGCTTAAGTCTGCTTCAGCTAAGTTGTTAGATAGTAATATTTAGAAACTCTATCAAGACTAACCAACATTTAACAAGGATATATAAAATTGATTCTAATCAAGGGAAGCAGTGGTAACATAATGCTTATCAAGAAAACAATATTCACCTTGCCAGACGGGATTCTCAAGCACAAGTCTCTGAAGATCTCCACGTCATTCCGAGCTGGGTACTTAAAGCTAACGTGCtgcaattctatattaccctgcACTGTACCTAGTGTCATTCCCTCCTCAGAGCTTGCATCAATCTTAGATTTCCGATCAATAAGCCCAAAAATAGAAAGTGCTGCATCTTCCACTTTGCTAAAATCACGAGCCATGGAACTCGACTGTGAAACCCCAACAGCCATCATGGTTAGAGCGAAGAAGACCTGCATTTTTATGAAACAGTAGATAAAATGAGTATAATAAATAACAGACAACAGAAAAAGATATGATctagaagtttttttttcagtttttcacCTTGAAGACTTGCCCAACGTCTGCTGTCCCATTGTGTATAAAGAGGGCTCCGACGTAAAAAGATACAGCATAAAAGCAGAAGAGCAGTGCAAACGAGAATCCATAGCCAGCACCACTTATAGCCCCTTGACGAACTCCTTGCTTCACAGGACCTTCACATTTCTTCCGGTAGTTTTCGACTATCCTCTCTTCTACACAGAACGAAGCGACAGTTCTGATATTACCGATGGCATCACTAGCAATGGTGCTTGCTTGTTCGTAGATTTTCTGCAGGCAACATCAcaaatttcagaaaataagCTACACAAAGATATGAGTGACATGAAAAGAACGTTTAAATGATATACCTTGGCATCAGCACTGAAACCCCTCATAAACCTTGTTTGAGCATAGCTTTGTGCAAACACACAAGGAACAAAGCATACAACTATGCATGCTAGCTTCCAGTTTGCAACCATGGCTATCACGATGCCAACAATAGCAGTGCTTATGTTTTGCACTATCAATGCTAGGACATCTCCTGCAATGCTTCTGATAGATGCTGCATCTGTGGATAGCCTAGAGCCTATTCCACCACTGAAAAACACAAAGGACGCTGAAAACGTTAGGATGACTGAAGAAAATGGAAACTCTACAGCAGTGATGTATTCATTGTATGAGCAAGAAGAATAAATACCTGCTATTCAGAGGGTCATCAAACCATCCTATTTCCTGGTAAACAACCTGAGTAAATGATAAAGCACGTATGCGCTCAATAAGCTTTCCACCTGCCATGTAGAACATAGAGTATTGAACTGGCATGATAAGGATGGAGAGCACACCCAATGTCACATACATTTCTGCCCAGAACACTGAATCTTTTAGAAGTTTGTGTGGTGGTTCGTAGAATGTTTTGATGGCACTGGAAATCATGAGGCCAAACACAGGAAGTATAGCTCCATTGGCGGCAGCTGCAGTGCATCCTAATACAAGGATTTTAGTTTCGGGCTTATGGAGGTAGAGTAGTCGTCTGAGGACTTTCTTCCCCAATttcacatcatcatcacctATTTTCTCAAGTTCACTTGATGAGAATGTCTGCGAATTCCTTCTGCTTCCATCCTGTGGTGAATGTATACTCATAGATCTCTCAAAGGATGGCTTTCTGCTACTATGGTCACTAATATAATTTGCAGGATAAGATGCTGTCTGTATCCTGCTGGAGTTGTCTGCATAAGCCACCTTTCTTATAGCATTGATCTCTTGAAGCCGTATCAGTTGAGAGTATGCTCCATTGGAATTCTTAATCATCTCAGCATgtgatcctgttgggaaaacattCATTTGAAAATGTGAAATCAAATTTACAAAACATCTTGTGTAATTGTTGCATTACCAAAATGACAAAAAATTCCACATTACCCTGTTCCACAAGCTGTCCACGGTGTAGCACTGATATTGTATCGGCATTTTTGACAGTGCTCAAGCGATGTGCTACAATTATGGTAGTTCTGTTCACCATGATATTATTAAGAGCCTCCTGAACTACATGCTCAGACTCAGCATCAAGCGCACTTGTAGATTCATCAAGAAGTAGTATCCTAGGGTCCTTCAAAATGGCTCTTGCAATTGCAATTCTTTGTTTCTGTCCACCAGATAGTTGTGTGCCATGCTCACCAACCATTGTATCTAGTCCCTGAGAACAGGCATCACTAATCAATTATCATCATTACCTCAAATACTGGTGGAAAAAACTGGGACTAAGACTAAAAAATAAAAGCATGGAAAATAGAGCATACATATGGTAACTTATCAATGAACTTTGTGGCATTGGCAAGCATAATAGcactcctgatttcttcctcaGATGCACCTTTCTTTCCATACTCGATGTTTTGCCTTATTGTAGTCGTGAAAAGAATAGGCTCTTGGCTGACAAGTCCAATTTTCTGTCTTATCCAGCTAAGGTTTAGCAGCTTCAAATTGACACCATCTAAGAGAACTTCACCTGATTGTGGATCATAGAACCTTTCTACCAAGCTAATTACAGTAGACTTTCCACTTCCACTCTCCCCAACTAATGCCATTGTTGTGCCAGTCCTAATGGTGATAGAGAAGCCAGTGAAAATTGACTGCTCTGGCCTTGTAGGATAACTGAAATGGACATCTTTAAGTTCAACATCACCCATGAAGTTCTCTAATACAAGGCCACTCGTATCATGCACATCAATTTCAGGTGTTCGGTAGATTGTTGCAAACATTTTGTAAGCCGCGATCCGTCCTGACGCAAAAGCACTTACGCATGAAGAAGAATTTCCAAGAGCCCTGCAAAAATAGGAAAAGACATGGTGAGAAACGTGAAGCCAGTAGTAAAGGTACGATTTCTTTTATATTTTGAAATAATCATTGTCATTCAAGATACTGACATTGCACCAGTCATGATGGCCATTAGCACATTGATGATATATCCCCCAGTGTACCCTTTTTCAATAATTAACCTACCACCATACCATACAGCCAACGCATAGCTGCAGAAAATAATAAGCAAAAGTGAACCAATTCCTACTCCCATAGCAATTCCCTGGTGAACTGTTGATCTGTATGATGTTTTTAAAAACTCATTGTATCTGTCAATTGCTCTCTTCTCACCAGTGAAAGATACCACCTGAAAGTGTCATAAAGCAAAATGAGTATGATCTGAAAGTGCAGCCTAGCACAATTAGTAGAACAGAGTTGCTTGTGTGATAGACATTACAGTTCTGATTGATCCAATTGTCTGTTCAACCATTTTCCCTGCTTCAGCATAGGCCATTTGGGAACGATTTGAGAGCTTTGATACGACAAGTGACATGGCTCCTGCAGAAATAACAACTGGAGGGATACTTGACAACATGACAAGGGACAGAAGCCAGCCTCTTGCAAATGCTATTATAAATCCACCTAGAAATGTTGATATCAGCTGGAGAAACTTCCCAACCTTCAtaaatcacaattcacaagtgAGCCAAGTGGTGAGAAAAAAATGTGTTAGACAATAAAATTCTTAATAGAAGTTTTATGCATGCTATAGCTCCGGACTCCAATccataaataaatttaatagaaACTGCCTATTGTTATGGAAAAGAACGTAAACAGGGTTCCAATCCATGAATAATTATCAGATGGTAAATGACCTTGGCATGATCCAATGGCCTTATGAATATTTTAAACCATATACTTGACCAAACTAGAGGCTCTTTGAGTGCTAAATTCAAAAAGAAACTGAAAAACTAGGGTAGTAAAGGTAGATACTTAACATTATTGCATTAAGATACTACAAGAGAATGGAGTTTCAAGTTGTTACAGCAGACAATTAAGAAAACTTAGATCCACATGAATAGACAGCAAAACACCTTTTCTCCAATGGCTTCTTGGATCAACACCGTGTCACTGGACATCCTTTCAATAATTTCTCCAGTAGATGTCTCCGtatcaaagaaagaaatatcTTGTCTTAGTATAGTCTCAAGGTACAGCCCACGGATACGTGCCGCCTGCCTTTCTCCAGTCACCATCCAGCATGACACCTCTGAAAGAAAAATGTTACATGAGATAGTAACACATAAATTAAAAGAAATCTGAATATGGAGATTGTATTATGACAAGCATAAAAAGATAGCTGCAGTTTCTTACTTTTgtcaaaaaaaagataaaaaaatgcTAATATATGTGCACTGTTATATTGGCACGCATGTGGTTGCGGCCTTGTGGGTATGGGTTTAATTACAGGGTTATACCGGGGGGTACCAGCACAGGTACAAGGAGATACCATCAAAAGTTTCAGGCTATCCAAAAGTTGGCAATTCTTCTACCACTAAACCTTTTGCTATATAGGGCAATTCATTCATCAAAGGTTTTGTTTAAGGAGCCGTGGTAACTCATAGCACCGGGCTATGATCGACTGAAAAAATTTCATTGgaagatttgaaaaaaaaaacatacacaAAGTTTCCTCACAATCAACTACAAATCTTTTAACAGGCAATATCAAAGTGTTTAACGTTAATGACTTAGACTAGAGCTGGGAAAATGCTAGTGATTTATGTTGGTTTACCCTTTCTAGCTATTCATGTGATCAAGCATCATAAATGAGTACATTAATTTGGATCTTGAATGTAATTTAGAGTATAGACAAAGAATTAGTTACGGAATCTCACAAACAGCTGCTGTTGCATGCTAACAGAATTGCTACTTTTCCAGCAACATGACATGCAGTTCCTCAActttctttttagtttttcgGGGTCCTATTTTGTCAACTAGCAGGAAAGAAAGTTGCATACAAGGACAACATGTCCAGTATATGTTGTAGGATCTATTGTTTGCATGAAACCACATAAACATGAATCATCTTTGCTAGAAAATAATATGCAATCACACAAACTACTTATAAGGTGTCACGTTCTTGGTACTCACGAAGAAAGCCGGCCACTCCAGAAGCTATTGCTACATATACAAATCGGACTGCAATCTGAAAAAGGAAAGTTAGGAAGACAAAAAGGTTGCTGTTAACGTGGAAAAAATATACCAACTGAGGGCAATCaatcctttaattttttttctgaaaacaaAAAACCCCTCTATGAAAAAGACAGTTCACAATAATCAAACAATGCATATACAAAGTGCCATACTACCAAGACAAGTCGTAATATACATTATATAGTAAATCATGTTCTTGGATGGACGGACATAAATATGAAAGATCCCACTAGATACACATCCTATTAACTTGGAAATGCAAGTAAAGCACTTTTCTCCTAATGGACAGCTCCAATGCCCCTTAGAGTATTCAACCCCTTTGATTTAGAAAAAGAATAACTGGTAAAATTGAACATGCAGGCTTAATTTGGATTAGCAAGTCTTTTAGCTACGGATATAATTCACTACCATGAAGGTCGTTGATCAGAATGGGTTGGCATCATTTAATGTAAGAATTCAACAATGAGTTGCTAAATGTATTAGTAAGAATAAATCATGTGACGACAATCCCATCCAGAAAAAGTTTTAATACGTGCTCTGGTTAGATCTCAAAGAATTATCACGATTTGTAGAGATCGACCCTTCATGTTCCAAACCCCTTAAACCCACTTGGATTAATAGATAccgaaaaagaaaggaaaactcAGGAACCTAACCTAATTATCGACGAGGGTATTCACAATAAACCAAGCACAAGATCAAACAGCAGAGCAGCGCAAGGAACAACTCAACCATGCACCCGCCAAGCCATCCATCCAGGAACGAACACAAATTAAACCACCAAAACGGGAAGGCGATGAGACCAAACCTTAGAGACGACGTGCACGATGCCAGCGCGGTTGGCGGCGCCGAACGCGTCGACGAGGTCACCCATGATGAAGGTGAGGAACGGCATCGCGAGCCCGttggcgacggccgcggcggcgcccacgGCCATCATCGCCGCGTCCCGCTGGTCCGCGAACGCGAACAACCGGTGCATCGGCACCGCCTTCGCgcttccccctcccccgccgccgcccgccatcgATCTGCCTAGCAGCCTAGGTGACCCTAGGCCTAGAGTGCCACCACCCCCTC contains:
- the LOC101764218 gene encoding ABC transporter B family member 11, which codes for MHRLFAFADQRDAAMMAVGAAAAVANGLAMPFLTFIMGDLVDAFGAANRAGIVHVVSKIAVRFVYVAIASGVAGFLQVSCWMVTGERQAARIRGLYLETILRQDISFFDTETSTGEIIERMSSDTVLIQEAIGEKVGKFLQLISTFLGGFIIAFARGWLLSLVMLSSIPPVVISAGAMSLVVSKLSNRSQMAYAEAGKMVEQTIGSIRTVVSFTGEKRAIDRYNEFLKTSYRSTVHQGIAMGVGIGSLLLIIFCSYALAVWYGGRLIIEKGYTGGYIINVLMAIMTGAMALGNSSSCVSAFASGRIAAYKMFATIYRTPEIDVHDTSGLVLENFMGDVELKDVHFSYPTRPEQSIFTGFSITIRTGTTMALVGESGSGKSTVISLVERFYDPQSGEVLLDGVNLKLLNLSWIRQKIGLVSQEPILFTTTIRQNIEYGKKGASEEEIRSAIMLANATKFIDKLPYGLDTMVGEHGTQLSGGQKQRIAIARAILKDPRILLLDESTSALDAESEHVVQEALNNIMVNRTTIIVAHRLSTVKNADTISVLHRGQLVEQGSHAEMIKNSNGAYSQLIRLQEINAIRKVAYADNSSRIQTASYPANYISDHSSRKPSFERSMSIHSPQDGSRRNSQTFSSSELEKIGDDDVKLGKKVLRRLLYLHKPETKILVLGCTAAAANGAILPVFGLMISSAIKTFYEPPHKLLKDSVFWAEMYVTLGVLSILIMPVQYSMFYMAGGKLIERIRALSFTQVVYQEIGWFDDPLNSSGGIGSRLSTDAASIRSIAGDVLALIVQNISTAIVGIVIAMVANWKLACIVVCFVPCVFAQSYAQTRFMRGFSADAKKIYEQASTIASDAIGNIRTVASFCVEERIVENYRKKCEGPVKQGVRQGAISGAGYGFSFALLFCFYAVSFYVGALFIHNGTADVGQVFKVFFALTMMAVGVSQSSSMARDFSKVEDAALSIFGLIDRKSKIDASSEEGMTLGTVQGNIELQHVSFKYPARNDVEIFRDLCLRIPSGKTVALVGESGSGKSTVLSLIERFYDPDSGAILLDGKNLKSLKLSWLRQQVGLVGQEPVLFNDTIRANIAYGKKEQVSEEEIIAVAEAANAHGFISALSSGYDTIVGERGVQLSGGQKQRIAIARAILKDPKVLLLDEATSALDAESEHTLQEALDRLMVGRTTVIVAHRLSTITGADKIAVIKNGIVTEEGRHEQLLRAFPGGAYASLVALQSSSGS